The proteins below come from a single Mya arenaria isolate MELC-2E11 chromosome 6, ASM2691426v1 genomic window:
- the LOC128238831 gene encoding synaptonemal complex protein 1-like, whose product MQSQKMPFFKPLRNDNQTENNRRNKTEARQKEEFAVNGERLTSLHAKLHQEADRIRKWKNQTELDLKQKERKIQETSQTIDTLRKSLLDLQLQNESLSMNLQEEMSSKEEILQRVNATRHMCSVLKDHLTRAENRIGNCEGEKEELQKLETGHKSQFETLSEKFAELRTTSSETHKKLTNQLEAAEDESRNLKLEMKTKADEAEEQLKHLHEKLDNKNIEIRDIRAQIHKNNEKIHSQEKSIDSLKSNLKQLETELQEECSKTEALNKELALVKDGKTKLEDSLKSRNSEMDDLRSQHSTLQGEKEAGEKQHTEEVQGLQRKLEEQGDHLNQKGNKIKFLEFDLEKANSTIQEVKSSKDMLIMEKVELEHRIKELEVQNAQLLAQHEENCAAMGQMTVTISQLQGQLSTSQQEGEQLLHQLNKIQGHMTTLEAEKMEMNERIKLYESDVCNKQSGLMDLQKELTEKACQITDMSQRIEALEMALQTAQQTQEKSNADLHGVKQELLECRKDVTHKEKQVHKLEKEVENLNKKNCKLSSDLESSCQSESELRDQLEGLESELTLLKENNENLMEERQQNDEAVQGQLTHKEKAMSDLETKNKTLKSDVTAKNKQIRELENEIKSLKGKNTSSTKNLENKDSQLSELKSNLQDIQEQLDTATQEMEQTRQKAEELQALADQSVADKERAVKDCEAQRSEMIYIMEGYKADSDKILADKQKQLTTLKTQLDTLKKEQDKEVEIDKENGDRIAKLEAENEQLRKTVSASGHEMESLQRTYTEKETKLMELEKLNSEKDGELKGLQKELEKMFIKSTSTTVVQTSPFPNKTYTPSHQSTSTPKQGGRLLINKPRSRSKEKAVPDFEMDSEEEIVAEPVKKAPLKTLTVPKTPSVPKTPNIPRTPQVYQTPSSAKTPQRSILKQVVSASALKKRRVVFAAKEGDEESNSGDSCSFEVMDIDESKQSKMKLMQSPKSHTPDLSAGKKSPAILVPLNRTPRSPAVDIDSKRQKKSHKNDENSMFEDQSQKKGMREKPNATRKAPAKTAGKFFKNSPKNRMASFRENKKEQDLSWFESDDVFGFANEA is encoded by the exons ATGCAGAGCCAAAAAATGCCATTCTTCAAACCTTTGAGGAACGACAATCAGACAGAG AACAACAGAAGAAATAAAACTG AGGCAAGGCAGAAGGAGGAATTTGCTGTGAATGGGGAACGGCTGACATCGTTGCACGCCAAGCTCCACCAGGAGGCTGATCGAATACGGAAATGGAAGAACCAAACAGAACTAGACTTGAAACAAAAG GAGCGGAAGATCCAAGAGACATCTCAAACCATTGATACACTCAGGAAGTCGCTGTTAGATCTTCAG TTGCAAAATGAGAGTCTGAGTATGAACCTACAAGAAGAAATGAGCAGTAAGGAAGAAATACTTCAGAG AGTAAATGCAACACGGCATATGTGTTCAGTTTTAAAAGACCATCTTACCAGAGCTGAAAACAGAATTGGCAATT GTGAAGGAGAGAAGGAAGAACTGCAGAAATTGGAAACTGGACATAAATCACAGTTTGAG ACATTGTCTGAAAAGTTTGCAGAACTTCGAACCACCAGCAGTGAAACACACAAGAAGCTCACAAATCAGT tgGAAGCAGCAGAAGATGAAAGTCGTAACCTGAAGCTTGAGATGAAGACAAAGGCAGACGAGGCAGAGGAACAG TTGAAGCATCTGCATGAAAAGCTggataacaaaaatattgaaataagagacATCAGAGCACAGATCCATaagaacaatgaaaaaatacacaGCCAGGAAAAGTCCATAG ACTCCTTGAAGTCCAACTTAAAACAGCTCGAGACAGAGTTACAAGAAGAATGTAGCAAGACAGAAGCTTTGAATAAAGAACTCGCTTTAGTTAAG GATGGCAAGACCAAGTTAGAGGACAGTTTAAAGTCTCGAAACTCAGAAATGGACGACTTACGTAGCCAACACTCAACGCTTCAGGGTGAGAAGGAGGCTGGAGAGAAACAACACACAGAGGAGGTACAGGGACTGCAGAGGAAACTGGAGGAACAAGGGGACCACCTCAACCAGAAGGGCAACAA GATCAAGTTTCTAGAGTTTGACCTTGAAAAGGCTAATTCTACCATACAAGAAGTCAAGAGCTCAAAAG ATATGCTTATCATGGAGAAGGTGGAGTTGGAACATCGGATAAAGGAACTGGAAGTCCAAAAT GCACAGCTACTTGCTCAGCATGAGGAGAACTGTGCTGCCATGGGCCAGATGACAGTCACAATATCCCAGCTACAGGGTCAGCTGTCCACCAGCCAGCAGGAAGGGGAACAACTCTTG CATCAGTTGAATAAGATCCAAGGTCACATGACAACCCTGGAAGCAGAGAAGATGGAGATGAATGAAAGAATTAAACTGTATGAGTCAGATGTGTGCAACAAACAG TCAGGATTAATGGACCTACAGAAGGAGCTAACAGAGAAAGCCTGCCAGATCACTGACATGTCACAGCGCATTGAGGCACTGGAAATGGCCTTACAAACTGCACA GCAAACCCAGGAGAAGTCAAACGCAGATCTCCATGGTGTTAAGCAGGAACTGTTAGAATGTAGAAAAGATGTCACTCACAAGGAAAAACAGGTCCACAAACTGGAGAAAGAAGTGGAA aacctTAACAAGAAGAACTGTAAACTGTCTTCAGATCTAGAAAGCAGTTGCCAGTCAGAATCGGAGCTAAG AGATCAGCTGGAAGGGCTGGAATCAGAGTTGACATTGCTCAAGGAGAATAATGAAAACCTTATGGAAGAGAGACAACAGAAC GATGAAGCTGTGCAGGGTcaactgacacacaaggagaagGCAATGAGTGATCTGGAGACAAAGAACAAGACTCTTAAGTCAGATGTTACGGCTAAGAACAAACAGATCAGGGAACTTGAGAATGAG ATTAAGAGTTTGAAGGGTAAAAACACATCAAGCACCAAGAACCTTGAGAACAAGGACAGCCAACTATCAGAGCTAAAGTCTAACCTACAGGATATACAGGAACAACTGGATACTGCTACACAAGAGATGGAACAAACAAGACAAAAG GCTGAAGAACTACAGGCCCTAGCAGACCAGAGTGTTGCCGACAAGGAGAGAGCTGTGAAGGACTGTGAGGCTCAGAGATCAGAGATGATTTACATCATGGAGGGATACAAGGCGGACAGTGACAAGATACTCGCTGATAAACAGAAGCAGTTGACCACCTTGAAGACACAGCTGGATACTCTGAAGAAGGAACAAGACAAAGAGGTTGAAATAGACAAAGAG AATGGTGACAGGATAGCCAAGCTTGAAGCTGAAAATGAACAGCTGCGAAAAACTGTGTCAGCTTCAGGTCATGAAATG GAGAGTTTACAGAGAACTTACACAGAGAAGGAAACCAAACTGATGGAACTGGAAAAATTAAACTCAGAGAag GATGGAGAGTTGAAGGGCCTACAGAAAGAGCTAGAGAAGATGTTCATTAAGAGCACAAGTACCACAGTGGTCCAGACTAGCCCATTCCCAAACAAGACTTACACCCCCAGCCATCAAAGCACCTCCACACCCAAGCAGGGTGGCCGGTTGCTCATTAACAAGCCCAGGAGTAGAAGCAAGGAGAAGGCAGTGCCAGACTTTGAAATG GATTCAGAGGAAGAGATTGTTGCAGAACCTGTGAAGAAGGCTCCTTTAAAAACCCTAACTGTGCCAAAGACCCCTTCTGTCCCCAAAACACCAAACATTCCCCGGACACCCCAGGTCTACCAGACTCCGAGCTCTGCCAAGACACCCCAGAGGAGCATCTTAAAG CAAGTGGTCTCAGCGTCTGCTTTAAAGAAGAGGCGTGTGGTGTTTGCTGCAAAGGAGGGGGATGAGGAATCCAATTCCGGAGATTCTTGCTCTTTTGAGGTTATGGACATAGAT GAGAGCAAGCAAAGCAAGATGAAGCTTATGCAGTCCCCAAAGTCTCATACCCCAGACCTGTCGGCTGGCAAGAAGTCTCCAGCCATACTAGTACCCCTGAACCGGACACCTAGATCACCTGCAGTGGACATTGATAGCAAGAGA CAGAAGAAAAGCCACAAGAATGATGAGAACAGCATGTTTGAAGACCAATCGCAGAAAAAG GGCATGAGGGAGAAACCTAATGCCACAAGGAAGGCCCCAGCTAAAACAGCAGGCAAGTTTTTCAAGAACAGCCCTAAGAACCGCATGGCGAGCTTTAGGGAGAACAAGAAAGAACAGGACCTGTCATGGTTTGAGAGTGATGATGTGTTTGGATTTGCTAATGAGGCCTGA